The following proteins are encoded in a genomic region of Hydra vulgaris chromosome 05, alternate assembly HydraT2T_AEP:
- the LOC136080428 gene encoding uncharacterized protein LOC136080428: MVRNRIKKTNNVAIPSETMKVAVNKRLNPNEAFKPNYNNRQVFTAEDEKSLSSYLLIASKMNYGLSTRSTRLLAYEFALKNNKICPSSWIKNKIAGIDWLQGFMKRQPELSLRTPEATSFARSLAFNKHTVREFFQNLKTVRNRYKYNPNCIYNVDETGLTTVQKPVKVLTGRGSKQVGRITSAERGTLVTACCASNAIGNSIPPLFIFPRESPVLLLLDSHESHISVKGLELAIQHGITMISFPPHCSHKLQPLDRTVFGPLKRFYNSACDNWMVSHPRPMTIYDIVSIVREPYTKAFSPSNIQTGFRVAGIEPFNSEIFKDDEYLPSSITDRAAPDTVTITPVNNMESETIPAHVNHIESEITIVNIETSILNKVSTSVASIISPEVLKPYPKASARKKNVKSRQLKTRILTDTSVRNEIRLSKEKKILKQTKNQQKVSTKDKKETKNYLPRNKKQCKPKAASQLDFHK, encoded by the exons aaaaaacaaataatgttgcTATACCAAGTGAAACAATGAAAGTAGctgttaataaa AGGCTTAATCCAAATGAAGCTTTCAAGCCTAACTACAACAATAGACAAGTTTTTACAGCagaagatgaaaaaagtttatcaagttATTTACTAATTGCATCAAAAATGAACTATGGCCTTTCAACTAGGTCAACGCGATTATTGGCATAtgaatttgctttaaaaaacaataagataTGCCCATCATCAtggatcaaaaataaaattgcaggCATTGATTGGTTGCAAGGTTTTATGAAAAGACAACCAGAGTTGTCTCTACGAACACCTGAAGCAACGAGCTTCGCTCGATCACTAGCTTTTAACAAACACACTGTAAGagagttttttcaaaatcttaaaACGGTAAGAAATCGATATAAATATAATCCTAACtgtatatataatgttgatgaaactggTTTAACAACCGTTCAAAAGCCGGTAAAGGTTTTAACTGGTAGAGGAAGCAAACAAGTTGGAAGAATCACATCTGCAGAACGAGGAACATTGGTAACTGCATGTTGTGCCTCTAATGCTATTGGAAATTCCATTCctccattatttatttttcctagG GAATCTCCAGTTTTGTTACTTCTCGACAGTCATGAAAGTCATATTTCTGTTAAAGGCTTGGAGCTTGCAATTCAACACGGAATTACAATGATAAGTTTTCCTCCCCATTGCAGCCATAAATTGCAGCCATTAGATAGAACTGTTTTTGGACCattgaaaaggttttacaaTTCTGCATGTGATAATTGGATGGTTTCACACCCAAGACCAATGACCATTTATGATATTGTTTCAATAGTTCGAGAACCGTATACAAAAGCTTTCTCACCATCTAATATACAGACAGGATTTAGAGTAGCTGGCATTGAGCCATTCAATTCTGAAATTTTCAAAGATGACGAATATTTACCATCATCAATTACAGATAGAGCTGCTCCAGATACAGTTACTATCACTCCTGTCAACAACATGGAATCTGAAACGATACCAGCACATGTTAATCACATAGAGTCTGAAATAACTATAGTAAATATTGaaacaagtattttaaacaaagtgtCAACAAGTGTTGCTTCTATAATCTCACCTGAGGTTTTAAAACCTTACCCAAAAGCATCtgccagaaaaaaaaatgttaaaagtaggCAGTTAAAAACAAGGATCTTGACTGATACTTCTGTCAGAAATGAAATTCGTTTgtcaaaagaaaagaaaattttgaagcaaaccaaaaatcaacaaaaagtcTCCACAAAAGATAAGAAAGAAACTAAGAATTACTTGCCtaggaataaaaaacaatgtaaaccAAAAGCTGCTTCACAACTTGACTTTCACAAATGA